The Fibrobacter sp. UWB2 genome window below encodes:
- a CDS encoding YkgJ family cysteine cluster protein — protein sequence MNAYKEYFPTKAYRIAEMRLSTLLRVERDRLDAIATSLGRESAIGPDNLREQLPEILKFTEAYHAAYDQYLKAVLVQQPRPIQCRPACGNCCHHYPMSVEPFELIFMYSELRKRDDLLSLMEACQMRSDKFETLFESRKDEGLSEDDAEDKALHDYFAWWRSCPFSNGVGDCTVYPLRTVSCRMYFSETDPKYCTPDMLQTEKNDSYIVYMPDVVEDAVYGISEHYAALDLPESFFGGLLALNGYEGVLGA from the coding sequence ATGAATGCTTATAAAGAGTATTTTCCGACGAAGGCCTACCGTATTGCCGAGATGCGACTTTCAACCCTGCTCCGGGTCGAGAGAGATCGCCTAGATGCAATTGCTACGTCCTTAGGTCGCGAATCGGCCATTGGTCCCGACAATCTGCGGGAGCAGTTGCCCGAAATACTCAAGTTTACTGAAGCTTATCATGCCGCTTACGACCAGTACCTGAAGGCAGTGCTCGTACAACAGCCGAGACCCATACAGTGCAGGCCCGCCTGCGGAAACTGCTGCCACCACTACCCGATGTCGGTGGAACCTTTCGAACTGATTTTCATGTACAGCGAACTGCGCAAGAGGGACGACCTCCTCTCGTTGATGGAAGCCTGCCAGATGCGTTCGGACAAGTTTGAAACGTTGTTCGAGTCGCGCAAGGATGAGGGGCTTTCCGAAGACGATGCCGAAGATAAGGCTTTGCACGATTACTTTGCCTGGTGGCGCTCGTGCCCGTTCTCGAACGGGGTGGGGGACTGCACCGTCTACCCGCTGCGAACCGTCTCTTGCCGTATGTACTTTAGCGAGACGGACCCGAAGTATTGCACGCCTGATATGCTTCAGACCGAAAAGAACGATAGCTATATAGTTTATATGCCAGATGTTGTCGAAGATGCCGTGTACGGAATCTCGGAACATTACGCAGCGCTCGATTTGCCAGAAAGCTTTTTTGGTGGACTGTTGGCGCTGAATGGCTATGAAGGAGTTCTTGGCGCGTGA
- a CDS encoding DUF4419 domain-containing protein, with product MHSLYKFLFLFLAACVLSSCEQKRDEPVIEISSKPTESFEGFVRDTSAYAMVIDTTVRDSVFNGKIVHVKRGGFVEYFANEAENLGTNGQKIFYTYSDSVNPFVKGYSEEPSFINLVALAYAKHYAMEINPDDIWLMILDGFRLHVKNNRKALKDRFVAPGTDTVVSVMDNSLTLESTHKEWFYTLSELFDSLQAKLPLETGAPLRTKFSTTSPVDANISRTMTMAVASEYYSYRVTTLCGIPKIKVNGTKEDWTLLKDSFNRLASQLDMKWWADGLNPILDEFINIYDGKINLKHWKNIYKYYEPEGCGAPDFSGWISRLFPYTKDLYSDTEKYIKRNDWNKKLDFKQVPRGITFIDIRWEYFQEIIPLKLYTGFIGMQVDTTNNMLKASRGYALVSYGMQKLKNVARNTKYIPGKAYRLVESLALSDSMNIYGEKGLVYATNNADEIEEFAEFSSFDEEYPETESWRREMVGVGEPNLSINLYRDGKLVDHLLYYAKPRKETFKERVLDFLTSDYDGAMLSLQGVGRWKKPAAIKNFFKERDIPISGTVNEFENEKSLPKLNVEIFVDSVFLKSGKSLRDGLEMRAFKTGIVRAMNNSMGWRLKRLLYRYYKEDFNLSGLASLSYKDDGSVFLPSASTSKNKAFDKELRDILYYGWKNKAFDKELRDILYYGWMPPKVHTDIGNEEIAQDIIDYVLIHLTFTRDYRMVCKENGRNAKDSVDIVGPDVKKDLCNEITFSKDLATGGVVRYECIEYNKKVKYGERSEEIEPRHTNVRFNKYDAVYDGRLSISQVVKLKIPPCFVEEKLNEEKKYNEDFRF from the coding sequence ATGCATAGCCTTTACAAATTCCTTTTCCTCTTCCTTGCCGCATGTGTTCTCTCTTCTTGCGAACAGAAACGTGATGAGCCGGTGATTGAGATTTCTTCGAAACCGACCGAGAGTTTTGAAGGCTTTGTTCGCGACACAAGTGCTTATGCAATGGTCATCGATACGACCGTTCGTGATAGCGTATTCAATGGAAAAATCGTCCATGTAAAAAGAGGCGGCTTCGTAGAGTATTTTGCAAACGAAGCGGAGAATTTAGGAACGAACGGGCAAAAAATTTTCTATACGTATTCCGATTCCGTGAATCCGTTTGTTAAAGGTTATTCTGAAGAACCTTCTTTCATTAATCTTGTCGCCCTTGCATACGCCAAGCATTATGCTATGGAAATAAATCCAGATGATATCTGGCTTATGATTTTGGACGGCTTCCGTCTACATGTCAAGAATAATCGCAAAGCCCTCAAGGACCGCTTTGTAGCTCCGGGTACTGATACTGTTGTCTCGGTTATGGATAATTCGTTGACTCTAGAATCTACGCACAAGGAATGGTTCTATACGCTCTCGGAACTGTTTGATTCATTGCAGGCGAAGTTGCCTCTAGAAACGGGCGCTCCGTTGCGAACGAAATTTTCGACGACAAGCCCTGTGGATGCAAATATTTCTCGTACGATGACGATGGCTGTGGCATCGGAATATTATTCGTATAGGGTTACAACGCTTTGTGGAATTCCGAAAATAAAAGTGAATGGTACAAAAGAGGACTGGACTTTACTCAAGGATTCCTTTAACAGACTAGCTTCACAGTTGGATATGAAATGGTGGGCGGATGGACTTAATCCTATTTTAGATGAGTTTATCAATATTTATGATGGCAAAATAAATCTAAAACATTGGAAAAATATTTATAAGTATTACGAACCCGAAGGTTGTGGTGCTCCTGATTTTAGTGGCTGGATTTCAAGATTGTTTCCTTATACAAAAGATTTGTATTCTGATACGGAAAAATATATCAAACGCAATGATTGGAATAAAAAATTAGATTTTAAACAAGTTCCTAGGGGAATTACTTTTATAGATATCCGATGGGAATACTTTCAGGAGATAATTCCATTGAAACTTTATACCGGTTTTATCGGTATGCAGGTGGATACCACAAATAATATGTTGAAGGCTTCTAGAGGTTATGCTCTTGTCTCTTATGGAATGCAAAAGTTAAAAAATGTTGCTCGGAATACAAAGTATATTCCTGGAAAAGCATATCGTTTGGTGGAATCTTTGGCCCTTTCGGATTCCATGAATATTTATGGGGAAAAAGGCTTGGTTTATGCAACTAATAACGCTGACGAAATAGAGGAATTTGCTGAATTTTCTTCCTTTGATGAAGAATATCCTGAAACCGAATCGTGGCGTAGGGAAATGGTCGGGGTTGGTGAACCCAATCTATCTATCAATTTGTACCGAGATGGCAAGCTAGTGGATCATTTGCTTTATTATGCGAAACCTCGAAAGGAAACATTCAAGGAGCGCGTACTCGATTTTTTGACTTCGGATTATGATGGCGCTATGCTTTCGTTGCAGGGCGTTGGGCGATGGAAAAAGCCTGCTGCAATCAAGAATTTTTTTAAGGAACGCGATATTCCTATAAGCGGGACTGTCAATGAATTTGAAAATGAAAAATCTCTCCCGAAATTGAATGTCGAAATTTTTGTGGATTCAGTTTTCCTTAAGAGTGGAAAATCTCTTAGAGATGGTCTAGAAATGCGTGCTTTTAAAACAGGAATTGTCCGAGCGATGAATAATTCTATGGGTTGGCGACTCAAAAGGTTGTTGTATCGCTATTATAAGGAAGATTTTAATTTATCTGGTCTTGCCTCATTGTCGTATAAGGATGATGGTTCTGTATTTTTACCGTCCGCGAGTACGAGTAAAAATAAGGCTTTTGATAAAGAACTTCGTGATATTTTGTATTACGGATGGAAAAATAAGGCTTTTGATAAAGAGCTTCGTGACATTTTGTATTACGGATGGATGCCGCCGAAAGTTCATACGGATATAGGCAATGAAGAAATCGCTCAAGATATTATCGACTATGTCTTAATTCATCTTACTTTTACAAGGGATTACCGCATGGTTTGTAAGGAGAATGGGCGAAATGCTAAAGATTCTGTCGATATTGTCGGACCAGATGTAAAGAAAGATCTTTGTAACGAGATTACGTTCTCGAAAGACCTTGCGACTGGCGGTGTTGTCCGCTATGAATGTATAGAATACAATAAAAAAGTGAAGTACGGGGAACGCTCTGAAGAAATCGAACCGAGACATACAAACGTCCGCTTTAACAAGTATGACGCTGTGTATGATGGTCGCCTTTCGATATCGCAAGTCGTAAAACTTAAAATTCCGCCATGCTTTGTAGAAGAAAAACTCAATGAAGAAAAAAAATACAATGAAGATTTCCGTTTCTAA
- a CDS encoding glycoside hydrolase family 5 protein, whose translation MLKQHIRVAALCSAFSFALASNSFAADLPTANEMFAKMGFGINIGNTMEVPQNPTWWGNKFPTEAYIDSVKAAGFSTIRIPCAWYSHSNALSRDSSRADIVPGAGPNEIASSWMDSVQTVVDYCMRAGLVTILNIHWDNGWLEGNLNDQEKDKVNARQKDFWTQIANRFKNYNENLLFASANEPATTDDNYKHETEILMTYHQSFVDAVRATGGNNASRTLVIQGPSTSVDRSCEVMPVSKLPKDVIANRLMVEVHFYDPYTYTLLNDVVDWGAQVYPQYYWGDDLATGADIVHNCGYNAWAGAMGDKCTSAQIQDQFGKMKKNFVDKGVPVIIGEFGANDRVGVLTGDNYAKHRKGRLAYYEAVMKLAKQNKVVPIAWDTGHEGENNMTIIRRQTDPDGSVFDMDILNIMRHAYGLADYVNNGITHVENFKTDDGTISIFKRNRPVQSRSLRTSRTYDLLGKQNPQARVVKVKK comes from the coding sequence ATGTTGAAACAGCACATTCGCGTTGCTGCTCTTTGCAGCGCGTTCTCTTTTGCATTGGCGTCAAATTCCTTCGCGGCAGATTTGCCGACGGCAAACGAAATGTTTGCCAAGATGGGCTTTGGCATAAATATCGGGAACACGATGGAAGTTCCTCAGAATCCGACATGGTGGGGTAACAAGTTCCCGACTGAGGCGTACATTGATTCGGTCAAGGCGGCGGGCTTCAGCACGATTCGCATTCCGTGCGCGTGGTACAGCCATTCGAACGCCTTGTCTCGCGATTCTAGCAGGGCGGACATTGTTCCGGGCGCTGGCCCGAACGAAATTGCGTCTAGCTGGATGGATTCGGTGCAGACTGTAGTGGATTACTGCATGCGCGCAGGCCTTGTGACGATTTTGAACATCCATTGGGATAACGGCTGGCTCGAAGGCAATCTGAACGATCAGGAAAAGGACAAGGTGAATGCCCGCCAGAAGGATTTCTGGACGCAGATTGCAAACCGCTTCAAGAATTACAACGAAAACTTGCTTTTCGCCAGTGCAAACGAGCCTGCGACAACGGACGACAATTACAAGCATGAAACCGAAATCCTGATGACGTACCACCAGTCGTTTGTGGACGCCGTGCGTGCAACGGGTGGCAATAACGCTAGCCGTACGCTCGTGATTCAGGGACCTTCGACGAGTGTGGACCGCAGTTGCGAAGTGATGCCTGTGAGCAAGCTCCCGAAGGATGTGATTGCAAACCGCCTGATGGTCGAAGTGCATTTCTATGACCCTTATACCTACACGCTATTGAATGACGTTGTTGATTGGGGCGCGCAGGTTTACCCGCAGTACTACTGGGGCGATGACCTCGCGACAGGTGCGGATATCGTGCATAACTGTGGCTACAACGCCTGGGCGGGAGCTATGGGCGACAAGTGCACCAGCGCACAAATTCAGGACCAGTTTGGCAAGATGAAAAAGAACTTTGTCGATAAGGGCGTGCCTGTGATTATCGGCGAGTTCGGTGCGAATGACCGCGTGGGCGTGTTGACGGGTGACAATTATGCGAAACACCGCAAGGGCCGCCTCGCTTATTACGAAGCCGTGATGAAACTTGCAAAACAAAACAAGGTCGTGCCGATTGCTTGGGATACCGGTCACGAAGGCGAAAACAATATGACCATTATCCGCCGCCAAACAGATCCGGATGGCTCCGTATTTGATATGGATATCCTGAACATCATGCGTCACGCTTATGGCCTTGCGGATTACGTGAACAACGGCATTACGCATGTGGAAAACTTCAAGACCGACGATGGAACGATTTCCATTTTCAAGCGTAATCGTCCGGTGCAGTCCCGCAGCTTGCGCACCTCCCGCACTTACGACTTGCTCGGCAAGCAGAACCCGCAGGCAAGAGTCGTGAAAGTTAAGAAATAA
- a CDS encoding TIGR01440 family protein, whose amino-acid sequence MAGITYEVDDKNIVEQIKSDAINVAAELVEVAKLKKGDIVVVGCSTSETLGNQVGSHSVPEVGKAIYDGLQRVFGAKGIYIAAQCCEHLNRAIIIEHEAVPNAEIVNVVPQPKAGGSFATACYASFKAPVALEHIKANAGIDIGGTLIGMHLREVAVPVRLKQNHIGKAIIIAARTRPKFIGGERAHYNDALKDGYPEF is encoded by the coding sequence ATGGCAGGAATTACTTACGAAGTTGACGACAAGAATATTGTTGAACAGATCAAGTCTGATGCCATAAACGTCGCGGCAGAGCTTGTCGAAGTGGCGAAACTCAAAAAAGGCGACATCGTCGTTGTCGGTTGCAGCACCAGCGAGACTTTGGGAAACCAGGTCGGGAGCCACTCCGTCCCAGAAGTCGGCAAGGCCATTTACGACGGTCTCCAGAGAGTCTTTGGCGCAAAGGGCATCTACATTGCGGCCCAGTGCTGCGAGCACCTGAACCGCGCCATCATCATCGAGCACGAAGCCGTCCCGAATGCTGAAATCGTAAATGTCGTGCCACAGCCGAAAGCAGGCGGCTCCTTCGCTACCGCTTGCTACGCAAGCTTCAAGGCTCCCGTAGCGCTCGAGCATATCAAGGCAAACGCAGGGATAGATATTGGCGGGACCCTTATCGGTATGCACCTCCGCGAAGTCGCCGTCCCCGTCCGCTTAAAGCAGAACCACATCGGCAAGGCTATCATCATTGCCGCCCGCACCCGCCCCAAGTTCATCGGCGGCGAACGAGCCCACTACAATGATGCACTCAAGGACGGATACCCCGAGTTTTAG
- a CDS encoding transporter substrate-binding domain-containing protein, which yields MRKRVALLFVVFGVFLAICTGCNGFSEEPPAQASKANSSKYKIGVEEKSSISEGVASQLPKAQIKHYPDLITAYFALQVGDIDILAYDENVLTHTFNDSMSGLTYIENDIDVPNEFVIAMNKHSSIPDLKGIINRLIDSLNAAGTLTELNEHWNKNLKTNPLISTKESDSEQILRIATSADVPPFSFMSGNQIVGLDVDIAKLLEEKLNIKTSIIKMDRNKLVTALKNNDADLIISAFTICECLRHEIDYSKPYFIGKTTFAIRNDFDKEATLSKVPKMTYLEPKKPDEIYKLADLSGKSIGVQSGTTLDEQVQQLIKLPRIQYFANIPEMTSALEQRDLDGIAVDYSVAESILMHHSDFSILKERLNKDEFGIAMGKNSPLKSSIDSCISILQKKGEIQKIKDKWSKNKSAVRAMKQDWVGTDTLVVGTEALYAPYEFYQWGELSGIDIDIMYTIGKMLNKNIKFADMNFDVLIPSLVNEKTDLCIAAMSITEERSNFIDFSIPYDKNESVIVVHTPQHALEKIGDSTGVLSHIFQKIQDLFD from the coding sequence ATGAGAAAACGAGTTGCTTTACTTTTCGTTGTTTTCGGTGTATTCTTAGCGATCTGCACCGGTTGTAATGGATTTTCCGAAGAGCCCCCCGCACAAGCCTCTAAAGCCAATTCGTCCAAATACAAAATCGGCGTCGAAGAAAAATCAAGTATATCAGAAGGGGTTGCAAGCCAGCTCCCTAAAGCACAAATCAAGCATTATCCCGACTTAATAACCGCCTATTTTGCCCTTCAGGTTGGCGATATCGATATTTTGGCTTATGACGAGAACGTCCTCACGCATACATTCAACGACAGCATGAGCGGTCTCACATACATCGAAAACGATATCGACGTTCCAAACGAATTCGTTATCGCCATGAACAAGCACAGTTCCATTCCTGACTTAAAAGGAATCATCAACCGCCTCATCGATAGCTTGAACGCTGCAGGCACACTCACCGAGCTCAACGAGCACTGGAACAAGAACTTAAAGACTAATCCACTGATTAGCACCAAGGAAAGTGACTCTGAACAAATCTTGAGGATCGCCACTTCAGCAGATGTTCCTCCGTTCTCTTTCATGAGCGGGAACCAGATCGTAGGCCTTGACGTAGACATTGCAAAGCTCCTCGAAGAAAAGCTGAACATCAAGACTTCTATTATCAAGATGGACCGCAATAAACTTGTCACGGCCCTCAAGAACAACGATGCAGACCTTATCATTTCGGCATTTACCATCTGCGAATGCCTACGACACGAAATCGATTATTCAAAGCCCTACTTCATCGGAAAAACGACATTCGCCATCCGCAACGACTTTGATAAAGAAGCGACACTCAGCAAAGTTCCCAAGATGACATACCTCGAACCGAAGAAGCCCGACGAAATCTACAAGTTAGCAGACCTTTCCGGGAAATCTATCGGAGTCCAGAGTGGCACAACACTTGACGAACAAGTGCAACAGCTTATCAAGCTCCCACGCATCCAGTATTTCGCAAACATCCCCGAAATGACGTCAGCCCTGGAACAAAGAGACCTGGACGGCATCGCCGTGGACTACTCGGTTGCAGAATCCATCCTCATGCACCACTCAGATTTTTCAATCTTGAAAGAACGCCTGAACAAGGATGAATTTGGCATTGCCATGGGCAAGAACAGCCCGCTCAAGTCAAGCATCGATTCCTGCATCAGCATTCTGCAAAAGAAAGGCGAAATCCAGAAAATCAAGGATAAGTGGTCCAAGAACAAGTCTGCCGTCAGAGCCATGAAGCAAGACTGGGTCGGTACAGACACACTCGTCGTTGGCACCGAAGCACTTTACGCTCCATACGAATTCTACCAGTGGGGCGAACTTTCGGGCATCGACATCGATATCATGTACACCATCGGCAAGATGCTGAACAAGAACATCAAGTTTGCGGATATGAACTTTGACGTGCTCATCCCGTCTCTTGTGAACGAGAAGACGGACCTTTGCATTGCCGCCATGAGCATCACCGAAGAGCGCAGCAACTTCATTGACTTTTCGATTCCTTACGACAAGAACGAGTCCGTGATTGTCGTACACACGCCGCAACACGCGCTCGAAAAAATCGGTGACTCGACCGGCGTCTTAAGCCATATTTTCCAGAAAATACAAGACTTGTTTGATTAA
- a CDS encoding DUF4419 domain-containing protein, which produces MKKKNTMKISVSKYLLLVLAACVLFSCEQKRDNVPENSSRLVKENASFVRDTSAYVMVVDTAVHDSAINGELIPVNQGGFTEYFKGYSQEGTNAKKMFYAYSDSTSPFIRESSSMEMAFINVVERAYADHNSIEINPDDIWLTILDGIRLHVKSNRDSLKERFVSPGTDTAIAIVNNSLSWDTTYEKWHGVIADLFDSLQMKMPVETGEPLNIKFSTTNPIDYNVSRSMVMAVASEYYTYTLIESCGIPKIKVNGTKLDWSLLKDSFNKLASRLDLEWWAKELNPVLDEFINIFDGKINLSHWKNIYKYVESDDCGTDPVNGWITKFYPYIGRDNLERRTDWNEGVDYYDVPMGLTDVDVNWIYYGKKIPLKIYTGFVGIQVDTTRNMLKASRGYALMSYCGWCDMKSIAKNIKYIPGKPLRLHESLAISDSIDVYNAQGLAYATNNPKEIENFAVASSFKKETDESYDTYEIREKIADSEPICVINLYKSGKIIEHLSLYKQLNKKYVVLLQNIGVLNDSLSLETFLKERLVSLGDEFNEFTNDKSIPKLDVEVFVDSFEHKDGDVIGGEFYYKFKRPDFDGTFVWLLKKAFYKHYKKDFNLSVDAKLVYGENGQVVNVIMNTKRPKYKAFLEDVKDALYYVWDSPKIDNDGVGDFIIKSMKLHLSFSRKYRMACKQNGQPAKDSVEFVGYSNAQKNLCSEIIFTKDLATGGVNYYRCNEFNKGFRRLKNKIIPVFTNYSFDLSYAVNFRNFPLSQVIKLKIPPCFVEEK; this is translated from the coding sequence ATGAAGAAAAAAAATACAATGAAGATTTCCGTTTCTAAATACCTTCTCCTCGTCCTTGCCGCATGCGTTCTGTTCTCCTGCGAACAGAAACGTGATAATGTTCCCGAAAATTCGTCGAGACTCGTAAAAGAAAATGCGAGCTTTGTCCGTGATACGAGTGCGTACGTGATGGTTGTAGATACAGCCGTTCACGACAGTGCCATCAATGGCGAATTGATTCCAGTAAATCAAGGTGGTTTTACTGAATATTTTAAAGGCTATTCGCAAGAAGGAACGAATGCGAAAAAGATGTTTTATGCGTATTCGGATTCCACAAGTCCTTTTATTAGGGAGTCGTCTTCTATGGAAATGGCCTTTATAAATGTGGTGGAACGTGCGTATGCTGATCATAATTCCATAGAAATAAATCCTGACGATATATGGCTTACAATTTTGGATGGCATTCGACTCCATGTAAAAAGCAACCGTGATTCGTTGAAAGAACGCTTTGTGTCACCGGGGACAGATACTGCCATTGCAATCGTGAATAACTCCCTTTCGTGGGATACTACGTATGAAAAATGGCATGGCGTTATTGCGGATTTGTTTGATTCTCTGCAAATGAAAATGCCTGTAGAAACTGGAGAACCGCTGAATATTAAATTCTCGACGACGAATCCAATTGATTACAACGTATCTCGTTCTATGGTGATGGCGGTAGCGTCGGAATATTACACTTATACCTTGATTGAATCTTGTGGAATTCCGAAAATTAAGGTGAATGGTACGAAATTGGATTGGAGCTTGCTTAAGGATTCTTTTAACAAACTTGCTTCACGATTGGATTTGGAATGGTGGGCGAAAGAGTTGAATCCTGTTCTGGATGAGTTTATCAATATTTTTGATGGAAAAATCAATTTAAGCCATTGGAAAAATATCTATAAGTATGTTGAATCTGATGATTGCGGAACAGATCCGGTTAATGGTTGGATTACCAAATTTTATCCTTATATAGGCCGTGATAACCTAGAACGTCGTACGGATTGGAATGAAGGCGTTGATTATTATGATGTCCCGATGGGGTTGACGGATGTTGACGTTAATTGGATTTATTATGGTAAGAAAATTCCTTTGAAAATTTATACGGGTTTCGTCGGGATTCAGGTCGACACAACAAGAAATATGCTGAAAGCTTCTCGTGGATACGCACTCATGTCTTATTGCGGTTGGTGCGATATGAAATCTATTGCAAAGAATATCAAATATATTCCTGGAAAACCGCTGCGATTACACGAGTCTTTGGCAATCTCGGATTCTATTGATGTCTATAATGCGCAGGGATTGGCTTATGCGACAAACAATCCGAAGGAAATTGAAAACTTTGCCGTTGCATCATCGTTCAAAAAAGAAACGGATGAATCATACGATACTTATGAAATTAGAGAAAAAATTGCTGACTCCGAACCGATTTGTGTAATTAACTTATATAAAAGTGGAAAAATTATAGAACATTTGAGCCTGTATAAGCAGCTGAATAAAAAATATGTTGTTCTTTTACAGAATATCGGGGTTCTGAATGATTCTCTGTCTTTGGAAACTTTTCTTAAGGAACGCCTTGTTTCCTTGGGGGATGAGTTTAATGAATTTACAAATGATAAGAGTATTCCCAAATTAGATGTAGAGGTCTTTGTTGATTCTTTTGAACATAAAGATGGTGACGTTATTGGTGGAGAATTTTATTACAAGTTTAAAAGACCGGATTTCGATGGGACTTTCGTTTGGTTGTTGAAAAAGGCCTTTTATAAGCACTATAAAAAAGATTTTAATTTATCGGTTGATGCAAAACTTGTGTATGGCGAAAATGGGCAAGTTGTAAATGTTATTATGAATACAAAGCGTCCTAAGTACAAAGCTTTTTTAGAAGATGTTAAGGACGCTCTTTATTACGTATGGGATAGTCCCAAAATAGATAATGACGGAGTTGGCGATTTTATTATAAAATCAATGAAATTGCATTTATCCTTTTCAAGAAAATACCGCATGGCCTGTAAGCAGAATGGACAACCCGCAAAAGATTCTGTTGAGTTTGTGGGTTATTCAAATGCACAAAAGAACCTTTGCAGTGAGATTATCTTTACAAAAGATCTTGCCACAGGTGGTGTAAATTATTATAGATGTAATGAGTTTAATAAGGGATTTCGACGATTAAAAAATAAAATCATTCCTGTTTTTACTAATTATAGTTTTGATCTGTCTTACGCAGTGAATTTTCGCAATTTTCCGTTGTCGCAGGTTATAAAACTCAAAATTCCGCCTTGCTTTGTGGAAGAAAAATAA